The window TGCTGCGCGTGGCGATCAACGACCTGCGCGGCCTGCTCGATGGCCCGCTGCCGAGCGCGCCAGTGCTGCTGGACGCCGGCTGCGGCCAGGGCCGCTCGTTCCGCCTGCTGCACGAGGCCTTCGCCCCGGTGCGGCTGATCGGCCTGGACGCCGATCCGCACAGCCTCGCCTGCTCGCGCGCCGAGGCCGAACGCCTGGGCCTGGAGGTCGAGCTGATCGCCAGCGACTGCGCGGCGATCCGTCTGCCCGACGCCAGCGTCGACCTGCTGTTCTGCCACCAGACCTTCCACCACCTGGTCGAGCAGGAGCGCGCGCTGGCCGAGTTCTGGCGGGTGCTCAAGCCGGGCGGCGTGCTGCTGTTCGCCGAGTCGACCAAGTTCTACATCGACACCTGGGTGATCCGCTGGCTGTTCCGCCACCCCATGGAAGTGCAGAAGAGTGCCGAGGAGTACCTGGCCATGCTGCGCGAGCAGGGCTTCCAGTTCGCCGCGCGCAACCTCTCCTATCCCTACCTGTGGTGGAGCCGCGCCAAGGACTTCGGCCTGCTTGAGCGCTGGGGGCTGATGCGGCCGAAGCCGGTCGGCCAGCGCGACGAGACCCTGGTTAACGTCGCCGCGCGCAAGCCGTTGGAGGCGCAGTGATCCGCGCGCTGTTGCTCGGCCTGTGCCTGCTGCTGACCGCCTGCGCCGCCCGCACGCCGCTGCCGAGCACTGCGCCGGCGCTGGCCTTGCCGCTGTCGCTGCATATCCAGCGCGACGACGGTACGGCGAGCCAGGACTGGCTGCTGGTGGTGCAGGACGAGGCCGGCGCGCTGCGCTGGTCGCTGTTCGATCCGCTTGGCGTGCCGCTGGCCCGCCAGCAGCTGGCCGGCGGCGAGTGGCGCAGCGACGGCCTGCTGCCGCCGAATGCCGAGGCCCGCGAGCTGTTCGCCGCGCTGCTGTTCGCCCTCACCCCGAGCGCGCAGCTGGCGCGCATCTATCCGCCGGACGAGTGGGTGGCGGCCGATGGTCAGCGCCGGCTTAACCCGGACTGGCAGATCGGCTACCGTGCGCCGCTGGACTTCACCTTGAATCGCGCCGCGGGCCCGCACTATCGGGTCACCGCGCTCAGCCCGGAACCCGACTCCTGATGCCCAGTTATCTCAACGTCCTCGGCGTGATCTGCGCCCTCGGCGCGGACAAGCAGGCGGTCGCCGATGCGCTATTCGCCGGCGACGCTCACGGCATGCAGGCGCAGCCCGGCTGGGTCGCCGAGCGCGCGCTGACCGTCGGCGCGGTCAGCGCCGCGCTGCCGGCGATGCCGCCCGGCCTGGAAGCCGCGCACAGCCGCAACAACCAGTTGCTGCTCGCCGCCGCCCTGCAGATCGAGGCGCCGATCCGCGCCGCCATCGCCCGCTACGGCGCGGCACGCGTCGGCGTGGTGCTCGGCACCAGTACCTCGGGCATCCACGAGGCCAGCCAGAGCATCGCCGCCTGGCAACGCGACGGCCAGCTGCCGGCCGACTACCACTACGCCCAGCAGGAGATGAGCGCGCCGGCGACCTTCCTCAGCGGCTGGCTGCAGCTCGGCGGGCCCAGCTACTGTCTGTCCACCGCCTGCACCTCCAGTGCGCGCGCCCTGCTCAGTGCCCATCGCCTGCTGCAGCAGGATCTCTGCGACGCGGTGCTGGTCGGCGGCGTCGACAGCCTGTGCCGGCTGACCCTGAATGGCTTCTCCGCGCTGGAAGCGGTGGCCGCCGAGCGCTGCAACCCGTTCTCCGCCAACCGCCGCGGCATCAATATCGGCGAGGCGGCGGCGCTGTTTCTGATGACCCGGGAGCCGACGGATGACGGCTGCACGCCGATCGCCCTGCTCGGCGGCGGCGCCAGCTCCGACGCCCACCATATCTCCGCGCCGCAGCCCGAGGGCCTCGGCGCCCAGGCGGCGATGCAGCGCGCGCTGGCCAGCGCGGGCATCAGTGCGGCGCAGATCGACTACCTCAACCTGCACGGCACCGCCACCGCGCACAACGACGCCATGGAAAGCCTGGCGGTCGCCGCGCTGTTCCCCGCCGGAGTGCCCTGCTCGTCGACCAAGCCGCTCAGCGGCCACACCCTGGGCGCCGCCGGTGTGCTGGAGGCGGCCTTCTGCTGGCTGACGCTGAGCCCGTACAATGCCGACCGCCGACTGCCGCCACACCTCTGGGACGGCGTCGCCGAGGCCGCGCTGCCGCACCTCGACCTGGTCGCGCCCGGCCGCCGCCTGGCCAAGTCCAGCGGCCACCGGCTGATGAGCAATTCCTTCGCCTTCGGCGGCAGCAACCTGTCGCTGATCCTCGGAGACCTCCCATGAACCGCTGGCCCCTGGCCGAACTGCTGCCGCACGCCGGCGACATGATCCTCATCGACGAGCTGCTCACCTGCAGCGAAGAAGCGGTCGAGACGCGCCTCTGCGTGCGCCCCGGCGGCCTGTTCAGCCAGGCCGACGGCAGCCTGCCGGCCTGGGTCGGCCTCGAGCTGATGGCGCAGAGCGTGGCCGCCTACGCCGGCTACCAGGCGCGTCTGGCCGAACGCCCGGTGGAACTCGGCTTCCTGCTCGGCACGCGCAAGTTCGAGTGCAACGTCGAGCGCTTCCCGGCCGGCAGCGAGCTGCGCATCCGCGGCCTGCGCTCGCTGCAGGACGACAACGGCATGGGCGTCTTCGAATGCCACCTCGAGGGCGACGGCATCGCCGCCTCCGCGCGCCTAAACGTATTCCGTCCGCCGCACCCGGACGGCTATCTGCAAGAACCCGCTCAGGACTCCCCCGCATGACCGACCCGATCCTGGTCACCGGCTCCAGCCGCGGCCACCTAGCCCATGCCGGCGCGGGCGAGACGCCCGCCGCAGCATCAAGAGATCGCGCATGACCGATTCTATTTTGGTAACCGGCTCCAGCCGCGGCATCGGCCGCGCCATCGCCCTGCGTCTGGCGCGCGCCGGCTTCGATATCGTGCTGCACTGCCGCAGCCGCCGTGACGAGGCGGACAAAGTCCAGGCCGAGATCGAGGCGCTCGGCCAGAGCGCCCGCGTGCTGCAGTTCGACGTCGCCGACCGCGCCGCCTGCCGCGCCGCCCTGGAAGCCGACGTCGAGGCGCACGGCGCCTACTACGGGGTGGTGTGCAACGCCGGCCTGACCCGCGACGGCGCCTTCCCGGCGCTGACCGACGAGGACTGGGACCAGGTCCTGCGCACCAACCTCGACGGTTTCTACAACGTGCTGCAGCCGCTGACCATGCCGATGATCCGCCGCCGCGCGCCGGGGCGTATCGTCTGCATCACCTCGGTGTCGGGGCTGATCGGCAACCGCGGCCAGGTCAACTACAGCGCCTCCAAGGCCGGCGTGATCGGCGCCGCCAAGTCGCTGGCCATCGAGCTGGGCAAGCGGCGCATCACGGTCA is drawn from Pseudomonas cavernae and contains these coding sequences:
- the fabG gene encoding 3-oxoacyl-ACP reductase FabG gives rise to the protein MTDSILVTGSSRGIGRAIALRLARAGFDIVLHCRSRRDEADKVQAEIEALGQSARVLQFDVADRAACRAALEADVEAHGAYYGVVCNAGLTRDGAFPALTDEDWDQVLRTNLDGFYNVLQPLTMPMIRRRAPGRIVCITSVSGLIGNRGQVNYSASKAGVIGAAKSLAIELGKRRITVNCVAPGLIDTDILDEQVPVEEILKLIPAQRLGTPEEVAGAVNFLMSEEAAYITRQVIAVNGGLC
- a CDS encoding beta-ketoacyl-[acyl-carrier-protein] synthase family protein, with protein sequence MPSYLNVLGVICALGADKQAVADALFAGDAHGMQAQPGWVAERALTVGAVSAALPAMPPGLEAAHSRNNQLLLAAALQIEAPIRAAIARYGAARVGVVLGTSTSGIHEASQSIAAWQRDGQLPADYHYAQQEMSAPATFLSGWLQLGGPSYCLSTACTSSARALLSAHRLLQQDLCDAVLVGGVDSLCRLTLNGFSALEAVAAERCNPFSANRRGINIGEAAALFLMTREPTDDGCTPIALLGGGASSDAHHISAPQPEGLGAQAAMQRALASAGISAAQIDYLNLHGTATAHNDAMESLAVAALFPAGVPCSSTKPLSGHTLGAAGVLEAAFCWLTLSPYNADRRLPPHLWDGVAEAALPHLDLVAPGRRLAKSSGHRLMSNSFAFGGSNLSLILGDLP
- a CDS encoding hotdog family protein; this encodes MNRWPLAELLPHAGDMILIDELLTCSEEAVETRLCVRPGGLFSQADGSLPAWVGLELMAQSVAAYAGYQARLAERPVELGFLLGTRKFECNVERFPAGSELRIRGLRSLQDDNGMGVFECHLEGDGIAASARLNVFRPPHPDGYLQEPAQDSPA
- a CDS encoding DUF3261 domain-containing protein; translation: MIRALLLGLCLLLTACAARTPLPSTAPALALPLSLHIQRDDGTASQDWLLVVQDEAGALRWSLFDPLGVPLARQQLAGGEWRSDGLLPPNAEARELFAALLFALTPSAQLARIYPPDEWVAADGQRRLNPDWQIGYRAPLDFTLNRAAGPHYRVTALSPEPDS
- a CDS encoding class I SAM-dependent methyltransferase, translated to MTRAAATYVEETGFGFWFLQSHVWQHHVLRVAINDLRGLLDGPLPSAPVLLDAGCGQGRSFRLLHEAFAPVRLIGLDADPHSLACSRAEAERLGLEVELIASDCAAIRLPDASVDLLFCHQTFHHLVEQERALAEFWRVLKPGGVLLFAESTKFYIDTWVIRWLFRHPMEVQKSAEEYLAMLREQGFQFAARNLSYPYLWWSRAKDFGLLERWGLMRPKPVGQRDETLVNVAARKPLEAQ